Genomic segment of Dromiciops gliroides isolate mDroGli1 chromosome 3, mDroGli1.pri, whole genome shotgun sequence:
TGAGAAATGTATGTTTCTGGGATTAAAGGGAATTACATTAAAGGGAATACAGGTGACTTTAATGAGAAAAATCCTATTTTACATTGACCATTAGTTGAAGGCAGGAATTTGGATGGAAGACTATACTCCAATATGAGCACATAACATATTCTATGAAAATGGTTACATTATTTTTATGTAAGATTCCTTAAAATACAGTTTTACAACTTGGATGGATTATTTTTATGCCCCAAGTACATTATACTGCCACTATTTACCTCATTTCTCCATGAACTAAGGAAAACATCTATTTAAATAGGTTGTTATAAATTAAAATACTGATTTGTCTAGTATTATTGCTATCTCAACAGGAACTTGGCTGCATTCACAAAATATCACATGGCTAAGTTTGTTCCAGTGGTGGTGATATTCTGGCTTACTAAATTTtccctatatttttaaaagtactgtTAGTTTGACATTTTTCTCCTTGTGCCACCTCCTTATCAGAAAATATTCATCATGCACATGTAAAAATGTTAGCTGGATGAGGTAAAATGGCAATaggggaatttattttttaaaactgttagAATTCAGTTTCGGTACCATTTTCATATGTATTTAAACATGTCTTCAAGGTTTACACTTTCACTTATTTGTATGTGCTTGGCTGGATTAAGCTTTGTGATTATGACCAATATTTAGGCTGTGACCATTGTCTTATCACATACATTAGTTGTAATAAATGTCCACTCTTACACCATTGCAGTGTGTTTATCTCTATCCAAAGGTTTGTTAGTAGAGAACTGCTGGAAAGGGAGATTCCACTGAGACATAAATATGTTCAGCTCCTTtactaaaattgaaataaaattaaacctCATTAAATGTGTTATTGTTACAAGTGAACACAAGGTAGATTTGAATTGTTTTCAAACAAAACacttcaaatttattaaaaataagaatgctACAGCACTGTCtgaattatttacatttattttacaaaataataaatagcaaCATTTAAACTTCTATGCACTTACTCTCTACTCTTTCTGAAAGAGCATCTTTATCTTTATACCAGCATTTATTccagataaacaaataaaaatcaaaccAAAGCTTATATCTTGAATAAATACCCAGAATAATTCAATTTTGTGATGCTTTTCAGAAGTCACTGAGTCACAATAGCTTTTGGTTCCGTTCTGATGCTGTACACAACCCCCCCAGCTACTTATAAAAATGGTAACCAGTGAATAATTTCTATCCCCAGAGAATGTTGGCTCTTATGAAGTGAATCAAGTTAACCCTTGAAGTTTCTGATCATCTTAAATTTAAATGGGCAGTTTAACCATGTTTGGGAAATGCCATAATCCTTCTATGTGGTAAAAAGGTCCTCAGGGTTCTTGAAGGCCATGCCAGCAGAACACAAGAGTTTCTACTAAAATGTAGGTCTTGGTGGTGAACACTGTGCCTTCTCTAAGGTCTGGTCAAGTTGAGAGAAGCAACTTATTAAGGCTAAGACTATCTACTCAAGATTTAAAAGGATTTACAATTGCTCAGTGGAAACCATAGATCCCTGAAGAGAACAAATGACATTTCCGTTCTGTCCAGGCATTAAATTAATTTGGGCTAAGATGTCTGAAAAGCAAACAGCTATTATCAAATTCATCAGTCCTGATTGGCACCTCAAACAAGAGCTGGGCCTTCCTTGAAGGAAATTTAATCAAGGAAAAGACTAATGATAGATCACATGCTAGAAGGCAGATTTGTAAAAAAAGACAACCACAAGTTCAAAATGAAGTAATCACTTCTAAAGTATAACAGTGTTAATTTTGGGGAGGGTGGAAGGGCAGAGAAACAAAATATTCGTTCCTTAGATAATATTTCATGTTACCAAGTTATCTCCAAAACCATTTGTAAGCATTTCcagatcaactttttttttaatggaatgttAAAAATTAGGGGTTTCAAATTAATCATATATGTACACTTATTTGGGAGAAAATAGTCATATGCATAACGATATTCATTATTGAAAGTCAATTACAAAATAGTTTTATAGTAAAAACAGAGCATTTTCAGTCACATGAACAACTGCTTCAGAAAACAGCTGGAAGACCAAGCTTTCTAAAATAAGCAGCACAGTACACTACTTCGGTTCCTTTCACAGAAGGGAGGTTAAAAACTTCCATCCCATAtccaacttttaaaataaagtaaccACTTTTCCACCTCCTCTGCTTTgtttcatgtaaaacattttataagtcTCATCCTACTCCAATTTCCTCGCTACCTTCCACCTTGAAATAAGTTATTAACAGGAATAAAACTGCTTTGCAAGGGGAAAGCTTTTCCTAATAAGAAAACCAAGAGCAGCATTTCCATTTAAAGCTCATGCACACTAGtgttaaaggaaaaacaaaatgtgtttCCCTTTCTCAACTTTGTTAGGCCTCCCTTTTGTCCAATCTATGATAAATGACAGTTGTTACTGGTGCTGCTGTAAACGACAATATTCACTAGGTGTAGTGGAAGTGATTCAACTTCAGTCTCCCCCAAACAGCTGAGTATCTATTATAAGGGAACAAGGCTAGAAAAGATCTAGCTCtcaagttggggggagggggagtgtctgtctctttctctctttaaagtGCCAAGAATGTTGTATTAGACTTTTAAAAGCCCAAAATGAGCTCTAAACAGCGTTAGTTATTCTGGTTGAAAAACTACCTTCTGAGTTGTATTCAGGACAATTTAGATTTGAAAAGTTGGTTTAAATTAAGAAAAGTAACTCTGGCAGCCCTAAAAGATACAATTTTGAGAGCAACACgtttcagaatgaaaaaaaaatgtattttgtttgtgATTTAAGTATTTCTGTCTCTGCTGGTTGACCTTCTCCTGTCCCGACTCCTAGACCTGGATGTACTTTTGCTTTGGCTTCTTCGGCCTCTGCTCTGGCTCCTGCTTCTCCGACTCCgatccctctttcttcctctacttCGTGAACGTCGCCTTTCATGACTTTTTGAGGAACGTTTATGAGATTTTTTCTTACTCCTATGATGATTACTTTTCTTCCTCTCAGATTCCCCATTTCTTTTATAAGAATGATCTGGACTAGGACTTCGCCGTCTCCTCGATCTGCTGTAATATTCCTCATGGTAACctgtcctttctctcctttctgagCTTTTACCAAATGATGTATTCCAATCTGGAGACATATGTATGTCTCTATTAGCTTCCCAAAATTCATTGTTGGGATTTCTGAATACATGAAGAAAGTTACAGTGCTTCCCCCTTGGACACTTTTGCCTTCCAAATAAACCTATAACAGATAATGAAAAAGTAGTTAATATGTACCTCACATCATTTACTTTTGCCTAGGAAATTTGTATTTCAAGTTTGCTAACTACTTTTATCCCCCCTATTTGTGATATTTGGATAAAAGTACAAAAACAACCCACAGCACAATTAGTGTGGGAAGAATCAAACAAATGGCTATAACAAATCTGCAATGAAAAAATAGTGAAATATTTCAATTATCTCAAATTTTGGGATCCTCATTGAGTGGAAATCTTACAGCAATGTAAAAAGAGCACTAAACCAAGAATCAGAAACCTTGGGCTCCAATCCCAGCACTAGCTCTCTGACGGGCAAGTAATTTATCTGTAAGCAAGAAGTTTggactatataaattttaaaagcctgGGTAGCTCATATGGCATAAAGATATTATGGTGGCATATAATGGCCATTCCTGCTAAAGTGGAAGACAACTGATATGTCCAGAGTGGTATCCAAACTTCAAATGACAGTGGAATTTAAGAGAGTACTGAATTGAGGCTTAACTAggtattgggggttaagtgacttgcccagggtcacacagccaagtgtctgaggctggatttgaacttaggtcctcctgaatccaaggccagtgttttatccactgagccacctaactgcccccccataATTCTATTTTGATAATTTACCAGGCATTTCTGGATCTTGGAGTGCTTCAGGACCAATTACTATTGTGTAGTAGATATATGTAAATACTGCTGTGAATCAATGATATGATACCAGATTACAATTTTAcattcttttccatctctgatTCTTCTGGCATTTTGTTTACTGTCTGCATAAAAGACACTGAAACAAGTAAAAACTACtgctcttattttaatataattgcttTGGCAACTCAATCACATTTCCTTCCAACAAAATTTGTGGTTTTGAAGTTTTACTAGGAATAAGTGTCACTTAATCAGATAAAAAGGCTGCCAAACCCTTAAAACATATCATTTTGCCTTTTACAATAATAGTAATTTTGTTAACTTGATAAGCCATTTCTTCTATGTTAAGAGGAGAAATGTATAGGATCTAAAATGATCTCCATTTACAAGAGATGCACTAAACAGCAATTATCTCTAATCAGACTAACTTGTCTAACATAACAATGACCAGAAGAATCCTGATTCTATGGCTTGATTCCCCACCTCTTATGGTTTAAAACTAGGGGGTATAGTCCTCAGAGATTTGGGGAGCCCCTGAGGTCAAATTATTTCTCTCATTAATACTAGTATGTTTTCATGTCTAATATAATAAAGAAAGATAGCTATAACACACATAAACAAAACCTCTTTGGAGGATCCTTGCTAATTTTTAAAGACCAAAAACTTTGAGAATCACTAGTCCATTATCTATCATTCTGATCTGCATATAAAAAGGTATGCCTttagtttttttaatttccttttcaggaAATTTCtccttacattttctttccttggtACAGTGATAAGaccaatggatttgaagtcaggtcctgaattcaaatgctgacTCTGCCCCCTTGTAGTTCTATGACTGTAGACccctctgggactcaatttcctcatctctaagtgGACAAACATGAACTCAGTGCCCTCTgacgtcccttccagctctagagcttGCATCCCACAATCCCTTTTATTACAGCAGTTTCTTTTTCAACTATAATGATCTACTTTACCACAGATAGCCATTTTCCACCGTGTTACTGGAGAGAATTCACATTGAAGCTGTCGTCCTGCATACCATCGTCCGTTGAATAGAGAGAATGCTGCCTGACATTCTTCCtccctttaaataaaaaattaaaaatagtatttcatgtAAATCTAAATTATTCATATTGAATTAAACCTCATTATGAATTAACAATAGGATTAACATTTTAACTTGCTTCATTATTCCTATTACCCACTGGAATGTTTTCTAATTACAGATTAGTATCATTCGCATAAATTTTtactgatttcaaatcttactACCAAAAAATTCCTTGCTTCTTAAAActtctaaacttaaaaaaaccaaactgaagTCCTTTGTCTGCTTACATCCTGCCCCTCCCATAGTTACTAAAAGTCCAAAGCAAAGAGACAGCCCAAGTGGGTGGAGATAGATGACATATTTTACCAGCCTATAACATATTTTCAGGTAGGTCACACTGCACCAGAACATTCCTGCTTATCAACTTCAAAGCTGCCTAAGAATAAAACTTTTCTCCACAACTCTACAATGCCGCTGTGGCAGGGACCAAGTTTCTTCACCAACTAAAAGATCATTATTAATAACATCTCAATCTTATACTTGTATGACATTTTACAAGTTACAATGTACTTTATGTCATTTCATTTAATACAACAACTGTATAAAGGTGGGGAGGACAAGTggcatttcccccattttataaatgagctcCAATAAAGTTAACTAACTTCCCCCAAATCGTACGGCTGGAACCCAAACTTAGATCTATTAAGTCTAGATTTAGTGCTCTCTTCACTTTCCCACACCTCCCATTAATGTCATTGATATAAATGGAGCCAGTCTATGGTTTTGCCTTCTCTGTTGTCTAGCAGAggcattaaaagaaaatttagttCTGAAggattaaaatacttttttttcagaaGCATCCATAGATTACTTTTGTAAGTACAAACTTGTCTTACTACAATATTTGGTATAGCCTGATAGGGCATAGCAGAAGTCTAGATAGTTAACTACCATCCtgtgtaataaaaaataaaaatttgactaTGAAATGTTTTCTATACTGAATCATCTGGCATGTTGAATTTACTTTTTATACCCACCACCAGTATATCAGATGATCTGAAAATCCGTATTATATCATTTGGTGGCAAAATCTCAGAACTCAAGCGCACTATGACCACACTCCAAAAGAGCCCAAGTTTGGCATACTTACGACTGATACTGCACATATACATTTCCTCTTAGATGAGGTTCAAAGTTGCAGCTGAcctaagaaaaacagaaatattctacaaatagaaaaacaaatccaAGGAGTATAGTCATAAAGCAAATGCTAAATATGTCCAGGCTAATACACCAAAACAGAGAATGATTTCAATCAATATTATCAAAATAAATGCTATGTTGCCAAGGAAGCATCTCCATGATTCTCTTGAAAGgatttttatattcaattcagtaagcatttactgagttcctactatgtgcagggcactgtgccCTGTGTCACGAAgtaaaaaacagttcttgccctacaggaacttatattctactgggccATATCTGACCATTCTTACAGTTCAAGTGATGAAtttggtatatatacatatatatatatatcatgctaAATTTTGTTAAGCACTACATACAAATTTTTCCCCaatatttgtttttcctcttcccaCCCCTCAAAATTATCTCAAATCcatatagtaattttttttatttaggatTACATTTCCAAATACTTTCAAAACAGTCTAATAATTTCAAAAATTTGATCACCTTCCCAAGTAAGTTACAAAAGTATCTTCATTAGATTATCAAATAGCACTGCTAACTTCAAACAATACTTAGAAGattaaaaatcttatttaacAATATTTCTAAAAGACTTCTGGTATTATTGGGAGGTGTTTATAATATATAGTAATTAACGTTTGTACTCAGAAAGAAAGGCAGTCAAACAGGTATAAAGTATATCAGTGGAGAAAGGGATACAATAGAAACTGAAAAATCAGATCAAAATACAGAGTAGACAGCAAACATCTACGGTGTCTTTCTTTCAAAGCTACATTCTCTAACCCATCCTCTAAGCTAACTCCTCCATGACTGCTTTGTTATCCTCCTCCTACCATCTTTGGACTGCTGAATATCAATATGCTCAAGTTTTAACCCAAGTTAAGAAACTGTTAAAAGTGATCCtagagggcagataggtggtacattggataaagcactggccctggattcaggaggacctgaattcaaatccggaccCAGACActagatactcactagctgtacaagtcacttaaccctcattgcccgccgccccccccccccaaagaagaaaagagtgaTTCTGGGATTCTATCAAATCACCACTGcttccctctccttccattcaCTGTTGTGCTCTGATAAAGATGGTCCACAACCACTGTTTACAGTTCTCTACCACACACTCAACCAATGAGTGAGTAAATTCTCAATCAGGATGCTTTTTCTCAGTctccatccctttgattttctaCGTGTTTTGATGCCGTCAAACATCTCCTCGTGGAATTTGTTTCTTCTGTTGGCTTGCCATTATgctgcttcttcctttctctccatcctatttccatTAGAATAATTGTACCAAAACCATATAAATCATCTTCTCAGCCTCTTCCAGACTTCAGTTTTCTGGGTTAATAGCATCAATATTCCAGTTTGAAATCTAGAGTACAATTCTGACTTCTGTCTACTTTCTCCATATCTTAGCAGTTGCTAAGTCCTGTCAATTccacctctacaacatctctcccaTATGTCCCCTCTCTCTCTATTTACAACTACAACTCTAGTTCAGGGCCTTATCAAAACTAGTCTAGATGATTCTAAGACCATCCTAATTggcctgcctccagtctctccccattccaatctagtTATCACACAACTAACAAAATAATCCTAAGGCAGAAGTCTAATCATGCCATTCCTATGCTCAAAAACCCTCAGCAGTTACCCAATGCCACTTAGTTAGATAAAGCAGAAACTATTTAGCCCAGtgttccacccacccaccccattttatttttttcaactggATTACACATTTTAATTACTTTACACATTCtaaattccagccaaattggactgGCTGCTGTCTGAACTGATCATGCCATCTCTTAAACTGAACAGTAGTTAACTAATGTTTGCagaattttaatttataaaacatcACCATCCTCTTCACACTTAACCCTACCTTGAACTGAATAACTTTCCCCACGTTCTTGAATTCTGGGAGTACGTCTTCATAGAAATCTAAGAACTGTTGATAGGTTTCCTCCTCACTGTATTCCAGACTGGCATCAGTATCGTAGTCATCCCTTCTACATTGCTCCATTCCAAATGTTATAAACATACTTCTAATAAGAAGTGTTTGACTAGATGTTGGGTAATTGTGCTTACGTGAACACCTGTATAGATGAgggaaaaaatacacatggacacactatattttaaaatagcacaTAACAATCCTGTTttaagttaaatgagctacagtTACAATTAACTCAATTATTTAAATTCTGTTAAGAGTAAAATGCAGGTCTCAAATTCCGTCAAAGCCATAAACTGAACAACTGGAAAATATGTAGCTTTCAATAGGTTAGACAGCTCTGTAGAGAACAGTTCCTCTCAGACCATGGCTTACTCAGCTATCTCTCAGTGAAAAAGATGACTAACAGAATGCAGTAATAAGGACAAATGGAATCTGTGTTTGAGGGAATATGGTTGGGAAGGTAGGATCCATCAAAAGGAAAGAAGGCATTAAAAGGAACTGTTTTGTTCTATTTACTTGTATAAGCTATGGCaatttaaatgatataaaaacaaacaatactgAAGGACTTGAGAACTCTGAATGCAATGACCAATTGTGAGTTTGGAGAACTAATTTTGAAGTACAACCCTCAGCAGAAATGGTTAACTATGGAATGAGGCACAGATTTTCAGAAAGAGCAAATATTTTTGACTTGTTTTATAAAACTGTACCTATCTGTTCCAAGACAGGGTAAGAAGAGTCACCAGCAAGTAATAatgatgtaaaaaagaaaaaaaaacattgctaaaacatattttaaaaattctgtcgAAGTCTCTGTGGTACAGATGTTTAGTTAACAGATAAAACAGGTACATGAATATAACTATgtgtctttttaagattaatgtaATTTTAATAAGCTTATGTTTCTATcttctctttgagaaaagaataaCATTATACAATGTTACACCCCAAAACGGGTTAGCAGACATTATGAAATATTTCTTAAGAGATGATAAATAATAACTTATGAGGAAAAAAAGCCAAGTACTAACAATTCAGGTTCGAACCCTACTGCTGTATAGGCACTCCCATGGCAACTCCCATTTCCTCCCTGTAACATGAGGGTGTTAGCTCTAGATCAACAAACTCTCAAATAATCACAAGTGACTGaaattttaaagatggaaataAGAAAGAATATGTCTGGAATTCCCAGCAAACTACTGAAGAGCGAGTGCATGAATCTGGAAACCTTCTTATGTCCCCCTTGCTGACAGCCTAACAGATCTTTTAAAGATCAATTATTTTTATACCAgcaagaaaaaatgggaaaaaggcAGCTTTATGCAAAAATAATCTGTAAGGAATAATCAAAGGAAAACTgcagaaaatgaaggacaggaggCCATTCAGAAAACAGAAATGGGGAAAGGCAGCCACAGCATTAGAAGGAGGATGGAGAAGCACAAAAATGAACATGAGTTGATTGTATTAACATTTCACACTCAAAATCCCCATATTATTATGCAAATATCTTTTTTCTTAACGTATTTAAATATTACCTATCTCCAAATCGACAAGATCCTGTCTTAATGTAGAATGGACAATTAGCTTGATCTTTCTCTGTTGCTCTTAAATCCACTGGTGGTTCTGGATTATGCCATGTGACACCATTTTCCAGCTGTATAAGACACCATAATTTATTTTATCATCTGCATAATTCCATCAAGGAGGCGTTCTTTCAAAATATGTCTTCATAATATTTTTTGTGAAGCTTAAAGAATTGAATTCTCAAGTATTTTTAATCTATAACAGtatataatcttttttcccctagaaaCAGGCCATTTCTCTTTCAGCTCCAAGTCCTTTTCCATGTCCCCAAATATTGAAACCTAGCACAGGTTTCCACATTCCCACTCTTTTTCAAAAGGATGACTTCTCTTAAAATCTTCTGATGTTCCATTATGACACTGTGACCCAAGACAATGCCTATAAAATGTCAGCTCTGACAGGTACTGCCAAACCAGGAAAATTTGGAGTATAGATCTGGACACTGACAATATATATCATTTGAAGACCAGCCAAGTTGATCTGAAAAGGCGTAATACCAGGATGGCTGCAGGGTGATACAAGTTTCGGTCAAAGCAACTCTCAGAGACCATTCCTGTCATAGATGAGGTATAATCAATAGTGGTGAAGGGAATATTCTGAAATTAAATCAGATTGCTGTCACTTCGAAGCTAAAATAATCCATATTGGTTTTAATATCCTCAATTGCTATGTCTCACAAATGCAAATACATGTGAGTTGCATAAATAGAAACTATCACGGGCAAATAAAAACAAGACTCTCACTGCTTTGCAAGACCATTTCCATAGTCCCTAGGTCAAGCTGATTCCTTGCAATTTCACTTTCCTTCTAAAATTTTCAAAGACTGAAATATTTTTAGCATCAATTATACttgtttattatttaatatcCCTTGGCTATAAAAGTAGCAGAGGCAAGTATGTGCCTTCAAAAGTAAATTAACTGGTTTAGCAAAAATAAAGAAGCATCAGGGTTCTTGTTAAATGCCACAATAACTGAATTTCAATTCTAAACAGAAGATATAGAAAATACCTGACTTTCAGCCTGATCCAGCATCTTCTGCACAGCTTCCTATAAATGGTGCAAACATAGGACTAGTGAAAACCTTGAAGTCAGGTAACACATCTGGTTTCTCTGGTTAAGAACCTCACTTGAAACATAGATTTCTGACTTTATACATCAAAAATGCTTAAACCTTTTATTAGCTTTCTAATTGCAAAGATCCCCTAAAAATTATTAAAGGATACAGCTGAGAAAATTTTCATCCAAGTGGTACAGTTAAAGAATACTAAACATCTTAAGTTATTCTTAATAAGAAATTGTAATAAGCTTCAGGAGCAGCAGGACCTTACATATCTTCCCATAAGTAGGCACTaactcatttctttaaaaaatatcactgTACTGAGCAccacaaaatacattttaaaaattgaaagaaatttaatgaaaaagtGCTGGAGTACAATTTATAATCCTAATATGAATAAATAGGACTAATGGTgggaaatttttcattttcatcaatAAGACAAATCAAATTCTACTTACACTGTACAAAGTCCTAGCTAACATAACCTAAGGTATGTGCAAGGGACCTGTGCAAGAGATTTCCTCTAATGCCTTCAAGTGatgaataaaagtattaaataaaAAGCAGTTATCCAATTTGAGAACAAATCTTAAAATATTCCCCAAAAGtccacttttccttttcttctttgggagGGCCGTGGCCTTATTACTGTGTGTTTCTCATATATTATTGTATGAGTCTTATAATTCTCCTAGAATCTACCACAGGGTCTTAAaaatagtaggcccttaatgtttgttgaagtgAGTACTTCCTGTTATCAGCTTCTCTGAGTGTTTCCTTTGGTTGTAGTGAAATCTTGTGTGCCCTAACTCTATCCTGAGCACATGATGAGAAGTTCTATGTAAGTAGTTCTACTCGATACTCCTGAAGCTGTTTAAGAAGCTGCACCACTCAGAATCAGAGAGCTTGGATTTGTTTTCTGACTCGGCTACTTATTATGATCAGAActcaatcatttcatctctcccagccttagtttcctcatctgtaaaatgaggattccCAAACATGATCTGTAAGTTATCTACAGCCTAGGCTCCTGTCAAATACTGCTTAAGGGACTTTGTGCTGCAAAATGCAAGGATTTCCCATTGTTGACCTATGCAAAGTCAGTGGTACACTTGGAATTGATGAAGTGTCTTTGTCCCTtgcaattttagaaaaaaaaaaagagtctctaTCAGGAccacataaaattaaaataatacacaAGAGTTTTTAGTCATCAATAAACTTAAATTTgctttttacataataatttgTAGCCTAGGTCTTTACTGAATTCTAACACACAAGGTATCATTACCAAGCAATGAAgtgcttttattgttttgttttggtggggcaatgagggttaagtgacttgcccagggtcacacagctagtaagtatcaagcatctgaggccggatttgtactcaggtcttcctgaatccagggtccactgtaccacctagctgcccctgaagtgcttttataaaaaaaatgttccaagcaATCTCTTTACTCTAACCCCTACAAGTAGGGAACAATACTTAAATCTGAATATTTAATGCTGTCATTGTAAATTACCCTAATAATTTGGTAGATGATCCTAACAGCCTCAAAAACCTAGGATCTACTACACTTTTTTTATCCCCTTTAATGCCACTAACAACCCAATTCTATCTTGTTCCCACTCAGTAATTTACAGAAAAGATACATCCTGATGAACCAGTCAAGGAAAGATGAGCTGTGATATCTTTTGAATAAATACACTGTTAAGGAGCAGCAGCAAGATATCCAagtcaaaagttttaaaaaggcaCAATCCAATATATACCAATTTTTTtatatgaaaagaaattaaacagtAGCTAGAATTGATTAGTAGGCTGAATTTTTAAGCAAATCTAAATTCTACACTTCCCCACTCAAAAACAATTTCCCCAAGCTACTCTAACTCGGCTAATGCAaatgcgtgtatgtgtgtatgtgtgtatgtacgtatgtatgtacagggtgggccaaaagtcacagtgTTCTAA
This window contains:
- the ZRSR2 gene encoding U2 small nuclear ribonucleoprotein auxiliary factor 35 kDa subunit-related protein 2 isoform X1, with the protein product MAAPAVLPLPEKPNHKKYRAALKKEKRRRRRQERARLRDSGLSQKDEDEDESIVEQLEEEEKQLEAERQKLHDEWLLREQKAQEEFKLKKEKEEAAKRRQEEEERKIKEEWEEQQRKEKQEEEQRQQEKRDREEAVQKMLDQAESQLENGVTWHNPEPPVDLRATEKDQANCPFYIKTGSCRFGDRCSRKHNYPTSSQTLLIRSMFITFGMEQCRRDDYDTDASLEYSEEETYQQFLDFYEDVLPEFKNVGKVIQFKVSCNFEPHLRGNVYVQYQSEEECQAAFSLFNGRWYAGRQLQCEFSPVTRWKMAICGLFGRQKCPRGKHCNFLHVFRNPNNEFWEANRDIHMSPDWNTSFGKSSERRERTGYHEEYYSRSRRRRSPSPDHSYKRNGESERKKSNHHRSKKKSHKRSSKSHERRRSRSRGRKRDRSRRSRSQSRGRRSQSKSTSRSRSRDRRRSTSRDRNT
- the ZRSR2 gene encoding U2 small nuclear ribonucleoprotein auxiliary factor 35 kDa subunit-related protein 2 isoform X2; the protein is MGRTAKKRETGRRAETTGEERQRGDSCPRRINALHITAHLSLTGSSGCIFSEAVQKMLDQAESQLENGVTWHNPEPPVDLRATEKDQANCPFYIKTGSCRFGDRCSRKHNYPTSSQTLLIRSMFITFGMEQCRRDDYDTDASLEYSEEETYQQFLDFYEDVLPEFKNVGKVIQFKVSCNFEPHLRGNVYVQYQSEEECQAAFSLFNGRWYAGRQLQCEFSPVTRWKMAICGLFGRQKCPRGKHCNFLHVFRNPNNEFWEANRDIHMSPDWNTSFGKSSERRERTGYHEEYYSRSRRRRSPSPDHSYKRNGESERKKSNHHRSKKKSHKRSSKSHERRRSRSRGRKRDRSRRSRSQSRGRRSQSKSTSRSRSRDRRRSTSRDRNT